In one Gimesia sp. genomic region, the following are encoded:
- a CDS encoding DUF1501 domain-containing protein produces MTDNFYASSIQPCPGPVNRRGFLRMGLAGFASLSLPGILRLRAASPVQKKKDNTAVIMVWQPGGCSHIDTYDPKPTAPVEYRGPFNTIRTSVPGIDFTELLPMQAKIADKFTVLRSMRHGSPGHPAGTLRMLTGDTDIRDKTNPKYPDWMCVTNYLRSKQGPRENPLPPYVGINFSSQRVGAAYLGDAYGPFTVSGDPNRPNFSVPNIGLSNASEVKQLDRRADLRAKLDTLERSFDQAGELEALDEFEAQALTLLTNPKAKDAFDLSKEDDKTRDRYGRNSWGQQLLMARRLVEAGVDVISTSLSGPLCGRVNNWDDHAVNHHVFDALRFRSQAYDQAVSALIEDIYDRGLDERVLVVVTGEFGRTPKVNYQPSTGEGNASAPAGTKQPGRDHWPRAFSNIWAGGGIETGRFIGASDKLGEDSIERICGAGDFLATIYHHLGIDSSNVFIEDFNGRPTPIIADQGKPIPELLG; encoded by the coding sequence ATGACAGACAACTTTTATGCTTCATCGATTCAACCCTGTCCGGGACCGGTCAATCGTCGTGGCTTTCTCCGCATGGGACTCGCTGGCTTTGCTTCACTGAGCTTGCCTGGAATTCTGCGTCTGCGGGCCGCCAGCCCGGTGCAGAAGAAAAAAGATAACACGGCCGTCATCATGGTCTGGCAGCCGGGTGGGTGCTCGCACATCGACACGTACGATCCGAAACCGACTGCTCCCGTTGAATATCGCGGCCCGTTTAATACGATCCGTACCAGCGTACCGGGGATTGATTTCACCGAACTGCTGCCCATGCAGGCGAAGATTGCGGATAAATTCACGGTGCTGCGTTCCATGCGTCACGGCAGTCCCGGCCATCCCGCGGGAACACTGCGGATGCTGACCGGCGATACGGACATTCGCGATAAAACCAATCCCAAGTATCCGGACTGGATGTGCGTCACGAATTATCTGCGTTCCAAGCAGGGACCGCGGGAAAATCCATTGCCACCATATGTCGGCATCAACTTCTCTTCGCAGAGAGTCGGGGCGGCTTACCTGGGCGATGCCTACGGTCCGTTTACGGTATCCGGAGATCCGAACAGACCGAATTTCAGTGTGCCTAATATCGGTCTGTCCAATGCCTCTGAAGTGAAGCAGCTGGATCGCCGGGCTGATCTCCGTGCAAAACTGGATACTCTGGAACGCTCTTTCGACCAGGCCGGGGAACTTGAAGCACTGGACGAATTCGAAGCACAGGCGTTGACTCTGCTGACCAATCCCAAGGCAAAAGACGCATTCGATCTTAGTAAGGAAGATGATAAGACACGCGATCGCTATGGTCGTAACTCCTGGGGACAGCAGTTGCTGATGGCGCGTCGTCTGGTCGAAGCGGGCGTCGATGTGATTTCGACCAGCCTCAGTGGTCCTCTCTGTGGTCGCGTCAATAACTGGGATGACCACGCCGTGAATCACCATGTGTTTGATGCTCTGCGTTTCCGTTCACAAGCTTACGACCAGGCCGTCTCGGCTCTGATCGAAGACATCTACGACCGGGGCCTGGATGAACGGGTGCTGGTTGTGGTGACAGGTGAATTTGGCCGGACTCCCAAGGTGAATTACCAGCCCAGTACCGGGGAAGGAAACGCGAGTGCTCCCGCCGGAACCAAGCAGCCCGGTCGCGACCACTGGCCACGTGCGTTCTCTAATATCTGGGCCGGTGGCGGTATCGAAACCGGACGCTTCATCGGTGCCAGCGACAAGCTGGGTGAAGATTCCATCGAACGCATCTGCGGTGCGGGTGATTTCCTGGCGACGATTTACCACCATTTGGGCATCGATTCCTCGAACGTCTTCATCGAAGATTTCAACGGACGTCCGACACCCATTATCGCCGACCAGGGCAAACCGATTCCGGAACTGCTGGGTTAG